Proteins from a genomic interval of Erwinia sp. SLM-02:
- a CDS encoding MtnX-like HAD-IB family phosphatase: MEQQGLSGIIKHADSRWIIVCDFDGTISCADVTDTLMEEFGHPDWKLLESRWEKGKIGSRDCLSGQISLLDATRQQLDACLDQIKIDQAFCDFARWAKAQSIPLYIVSDGLDYAIERILRNNNIAGLPVIANHLEQVGERRWHISFPHFNPDCRFASGTCKCRVAEKLNPHAFLVIGDGRSDFCVASRADHVLAKKGLLAQCRRAGIAHTPFESFAEARSCLEKQIAKAVRVSSQETL, encoded by the coding sequence ATGGAACAGCAAGGATTATCCGGCATTATCAAGCACGCAGATTCACGCTGGATTATTGTATGTGATTTTGACGGCACAATTAGTTGTGCCGATGTCACTGATACATTAATGGAAGAGTTTGGTCATCCTGACTGGAAATTACTGGAGTCGCGCTGGGAAAAAGGAAAAATAGGGTCCCGTGACTGCCTGAGTGGTCAAATATCATTACTTGATGCAACACGCCAGCAACTGGATGCCTGCCTGGATCAGATTAAAATTGACCAGGCATTTTGTGATTTTGCTCGCTGGGCTAAAGCTCAGTCAATCCCACTTTATATCGTTAGCGATGGCCTTGATTACGCCATCGAGCGAATTTTACGCAACAATAATATCGCAGGCCTGCCGGTGATTGCGAACCATCTCGAACAGGTCGGTGAACGACGCTGGCACATCAGCTTTCCGCATTTTAACCCCGACTGTCGGTTTGCAAGCGGCACCTGCAAGTGTCGGGTGGCAGAGAAACTTAACCCGCACGCTTTTTTAGTCATCGGTGACGGGCGCTCCGATTTCTGCGTTGCCTCCAGGGCTGACCACGTACTGGCCAAGAAAGGGCTGTTGGCGCAGTGCCGCAGGGCCGGTATTGCTCACACGCCTTTTGAAAGTTTCGCTGAGGCCCGTTCCTGTCTTGAAAAACAGATCGCGAAAGCCGTGCGTGTTTCATCGCAGGAGACGTTATGA
- the cspE gene encoding transcription antiterminator/RNA stability regulator CspE — MSKIKGSVKWFNESKGFGFITPEDGSKDVFVHFSAIQSNGFKTLAEGQRVEFEITNGAKGPSAANVAAI; from the coding sequence ATGTCTAAGATCAAAGGTAGCGTTAAGTGGTTTAATGAGTCCAAAGGATTCGGTTTCATTACTCCTGAAGATGGTAGCAAAGATGTGTTCGTACACTTCTCTGCCATCCAGAGCAATGGTTTCAAAACTCTGGCTGAAGGTCAGCGCGTAGAGTTCGAAATCACCAACGGTGCCAAAGGCCCATCTGCTGCTAACGTTGCCGCTATTTAA
- the pagP gene encoding lipid IV(A) palmitoyltransferase PagP, producing the protein MASLKKYLFLLLLNGLLSTGVQASKLNDAVAEGWQSLTDNVSQTWHDPQTVDLYIPAITWHNRWTYDKEKTDRYNERPWGAGFGISHYNEQGNWNGLYVMAFKDSYNKWEPIGGYGWEKTWRPLADDNFHLGAGFTAGVTMRDNWNYIPIPLVLPLASVGYGPATFQMTYIPGTYNNGNVYFAWLRWQF; encoded by the coding sequence ATGGCAAGCCTGAAGAAATATCTCTTTTTACTGCTGCTCAATGGCCTTCTTTCGACAGGTGTGCAGGCCTCAAAGTTGAACGATGCGGTAGCGGAAGGGTGGCAATCGCTTACTGATAACGTCAGCCAGACCTGGCACGATCCGCAAACGGTGGACCTCTACATACCCGCGATTACCTGGCATAACCGCTGGACCTACGACAAAGAGAAAACCGATCGTTATAACGAACGGCCGTGGGGGGCGGGTTTTGGGATCAGTCACTACAACGAGCAGGGAAACTGGAACGGCCTCTACGTGATGGCATTCAAAGATTCCTATAACAAGTGGGAACCCATTGGGGGATACGGCTGGGAGAAAACCTGGCGGCCACTGGCCGATGACAATTTCCATCTGGGTGCCGGGTTTACGGCGGGCGTCACGATGCGTGACAACTGGAATTATATTCCTATTCCGCTGGTATTACCCCTTGCATCAGTAGGTTATGGACCCGCAACATTTCAGATGACCTATATTCCTGGTACCTACAATAACGGTAATGTTTATTTTGCCTGGCTTCGCTGGCAGTTCTAA
- a CDS encoding alpha/beta hydrolase, with product MNARHDYLLPGGRIGVLLIHGLTGTPNEMRGVAREFHRAGCTVYALQLAGHCGSVEDLIATRWQDWYQSVVDGAEKLLKQVDSLFVCGLSMGAVLALKYAASWPDNVAGVLAYSVTFRYDGWSIPPLSRFAAPWLLPLAGMLNVGRRKMFNEEPPYGIRNELLRKKIADKMLSGNSAAAGLPGNPWPSLNEFLLLSRNVRRKLHHIHTPCLLLHAADDDISHRRNAELVRDRVGGPVEMVLLANSYHMITIDNDRQELFERSIAFIRRYSSGIESDIFPALSEAL from the coding sequence ATGAACGCGCGTCACGACTATCTGTTGCCCGGTGGGCGTATTGGGGTGCTGCTGATCCACGGACTGACGGGAACGCCTAACGAAATGCGGGGCGTGGCGCGTGAATTTCATCGCGCAGGATGTACCGTCTACGCACTACAGCTAGCCGGGCACTGCGGCAGCGTGGAAGATCTCATCGCGACCCGCTGGCAGGACTGGTACCAGAGCGTGGTAGACGGTGCGGAAAAACTTCTAAAGCAGGTTGATTCGCTTTTCGTTTGTGGTCTCTCGATGGGGGCCGTTCTTGCCCTGAAATATGCCGCCTCCTGGCCCGATAACGTCGCCGGCGTGCTGGCTTATAGCGTCACCTTTCGCTACGACGGATGGAGCATCCCACCGCTGTCACGCTTTGCTGCACCCTGGCTGCTCCCTCTGGCCGGTATGTTAAATGTCGGCCGTCGTAAGATGTTTAATGAAGAACCGCCTTACGGCATTCGAAATGAGCTGCTGCGCAAAAAAATAGCCGACAAAATGCTCAGCGGTAACAGCGCCGCCGCCGGACTGCCCGGCAACCCGTGGCCTTCACTCAACGAATTCCTGCTGCTGTCGCGCAATGTCCGACGCAAGCTGCACCACATTCACACGCCCTGCCTGCTGTTACATGCTGCCGATGACGATATTTCGCACCGTCGTAATGCCGAACTGGTGCGTGACAGGGTTGGCGGTCCCGTCGAGATGGTCCTGCTGGCCAACAGCTATCACATGATTACGATCGACAACGATCGCCAGGAGCTGTTTGAGCGCTCGATTGCCTTTATCCGCCGCTACAGTTCCGGCATCGAATCAGACATTTTCCCCGCACTGAGCGAGGCGCTATGA
- a CDS encoding GNAT family N-acetyltransferase, translated as MNIRLAESRDAFALSALLAELGYEGTAPFIERRLAQLIADDTERLLMAEHGHTVLGFLSLHFIPQLALSGDFARISYFCIAEGERSKGAGQQLLAYAEKLARDRGCDRMEVHCHERREKANAFYLREGFTESPRYHIKELD; from the coding sequence ATGAATATTCGTCTTGCCGAATCGAGAGATGCTTTTGCCCTGAGCGCGCTGCTGGCGGAGCTTGGCTATGAGGGCACCGCCCCGTTTATTGAACGCCGTCTGGCGCAGCTGATAGCAGATGATACGGAACGCCTGCTGATGGCAGAACATGGACACACGGTGTTGGGTTTCCTGTCGTTGCATTTTATTCCTCAGCTGGCGCTGTCCGGCGATTTCGCCCGTATCAGCTATTTTTGTATTGCTGAAGGAGAACGAAGTAAAGGAGCCGGTCAGCAGCTGCTGGCCTATGCTGAGAAGCTGGCCCGCGATCGCGGCTGTGACCGGATGGAAGTCCACTGCCACGAGCGACGCGAGAAAGCTAACGCGTTTTATCTGCGCGAAGGATTCACCGAATCACCGCGTTATCATATTAAGGAGCTGGACTGA
- a CDS encoding deaminated glutathione amidase, protein MKVAAGQFAVRREWQENAAICIGLMMDAAREGARLLVLPEAVLARDNSDPDWGVRSAQPLDGPFVSQLLAASRQNTLTTILTLHVPDGEGRVFNVLIAISNGQIIARYNKLHLYDAFAMQESRNVSAGDELPPLLDIDGIRVGLMTCYDLRFPEMARRLVLDGASLLVLPAAWVRGPHKEMHWDVLVTARALENTCYVVAVGECGPRNIGNSLVVDPLGMAIARAAEVPALLTAEVDPQRIAAVRQALPVLENRRFCRPELSAKRD, encoded by the coding sequence ATGAAAGTTGCTGCCGGGCAGTTTGCCGTGCGCCGCGAATGGCAGGAAAACGCGGCTATATGTATCGGCCTGATGATGGATGCCGCTCGTGAAGGCGCTCGCCTGCTGGTTTTACCGGAGGCCGTGCTGGCCCGGGACAACAGCGATCCCGACTGGGGGGTACGCTCCGCGCAGCCGCTGGACGGTCCGTTTGTCAGCCAGCTGCTGGCAGCCAGCCGGCAAAATACCCTGACGACTATTCTCACGCTGCACGTGCCGGATGGCGAAGGGCGGGTATTCAATGTGCTGATCGCCATCAGCAACGGGCAAATCATTGCGCGCTATAACAAACTGCATCTGTACGACGCTTTTGCCATGCAGGAGTCGCGTAACGTCAGTGCAGGAGATGAGCTGCCGCCGCTGCTTGATATCGACGGCATCAGGGTTGGACTGATGACCTGCTACGATCTCCGTTTTCCAGAGATGGCGCGCAGGCTGGTACTGGACGGTGCTTCGCTGCTGGTTCTGCCCGCTGCATGGGTCAGAGGCCCGCACAAGGAGATGCACTGGGACGTTCTGGTGACCGCCCGGGCGCTGGAAAATACCTGCTACGTGGTGGCGGTAGGGGAGTGTGGCCCGCGCAATATTGGCAACAGTCTGGTGGTGGACCCGTTAGGAATGGCGATTGCCCGAGCCGCTGAAGTCCCGGCACTGTTAACGGCGGAGGTCGACCCGCAGCGCATAGCCGCAGTACGCCAGGCCCTGCCGGTACTGGAAAACCGCCGTTTTTGTCGCCCCGAGCTTTCCGCTAAACGTGACTGA
- the tatE gene encoding twin-arginine translocase subunit TatE has product MEGLSIGKLLIVGALIVLLFGTNKLRTLGGDLGAAIKGFKKAMNDDDAAAKPSTTDENSAGQPARKE; this is encoded by the coding sequence ATGGAAGGTTTAAGTATCGGCAAACTGCTGATTGTCGGCGCGCTGATCGTTCTGCTTTTTGGCACCAATAAATTACGCACGCTGGGCGGTGATTTAGGGGCGGCTATCAAAGGCTTTAAAAAAGCGATGAATGATGATGATGCAGCGGCGAAACCCTCAACGACCGATGAGAACTCTGCCGGTCAGCCCGCCCGTAAAGAGTAG